The Aedes aegypti strain LVP_AGWG chromosome 3, AaegL5.0 Primary Assembly, whole genome shotgun sequence genome contains a region encoding:
- the LOC5579282 gene encoding uncharacterized protein LOC5579282 yields MAAISALTLTTVLIVVTSLLPQSSCRYNGKYRALGSSPVEYVTTANFSVANLPTDTHLEFRRCHFPSFGPDMFKTLKASTRRITFRKGTVREMLIGSTTRLERIQVIDTGLVSLRASDEPNNYLKQLTVRSRKFSEWSPSLTSLRMLEEIDVAYCNLSYLNVQWFEDNNHLKMLDVSKNGLVVFDIGMSSIPKLERLHLWGNHLKELQRFPEAFPKLKKVTLAQNRWLCRWVANIRGAIVSQGVELMDMDGVCRVGWQINGGLCCRSGEDRKAATSQRKTNEKSLIHGGHDFIGMNGSVFGMKWRNTIVYVGEPLPIL; encoded by the exons ATGGCAGCAATCTCGGC CCTAACGCTAACAACGGTTCTCATAGTGGTGACATCTTTGCTACCGCAGAGCAGCTGTCGCTACAATGGCAAATATCGGGCCTTGGGAAGCTCTCCGGTCGAGTATGTTACAACGGCCAATTTCAGCGTTGCCAACTTACCCACGGATACACATTTGGAGTTTCGCAGATGCCATTTTCCTTCCTTTGGACCGGATATGTTTAAGACGTTGAAAGCATCAACAAGGAGGATCACGTTCCGCAAAGGAACGGTACGTGAAATGCTCATAGGTTCAACTACCCGTTTGGAGAGGATCCAGGTTATCGATACGGGTTTAGTATCATTGAGGGCATCTGACGAGCCGAACAACTATCTTAAACAGCTGACCGTTCGTTCAAGAAAGTTTTCAGAGTGGTCACCCAGCTTGACATCCCTAAGGATGCTGGAAGAGATTGATGTAGCCTATTGTAACTTGTCTTATTTGAATGTGCAGTGGTTCGAGGACAACAATCACCTAAAGATGCTGGATGTTTCGAAGAATGGATTGGTGGTGTTCGATATAGGAATGTCTAGCATACCGAAACTGGAGAGGTTGCATCTTTGGGGGAATCATTTGAAGGAGCTACAAAGATTCCCGGAAGCATTTCCAAAGCTGAAAAAAGTAACTTTGGCACAAAACAGATGGCTCTGCCGATGGGTAGCAAATATTAGAGGAGCAATTGTGTCGCAAGGTGTGGAACTGATGGATATGGACGGGGTTTGTCGAGTTGGATGGCAGATCAATGGCGGATTGTGCTGCAGGAGTGGAGAGGATAGGAAAGCTGCTACTTCCCAACGAAAAACCaatgaaaaaagtttaataCATGGTGGACATGATTTCATTGGAATGAACGGgtcagtgtttggcatgaaatggagaaacacaattgtttatGTGGGTGAACCTCTGCCGATAttgtaa